Genomic window (Sphaeramia orbicularis chromosome 7, fSphaOr1.1, whole genome shotgun sequence):
TGGTCTACGTGGGACTGGGCGCAGACATCTTGGACATCTTCGACACCTTCAGAGAACCTGAGGTCCAAACTAAGCGTGTGGTCGTGGTGGTGGGCTTGGCCCTCTTCTCATGGGCCCTCATGCAGTTTCCTCTGGTGCTCACGCAGACTCGAGCGCCGCAGAAGGGCGACGGTGGCGGTCGGCCTCGCTGCCCTGGAGTCACATCTTCACTGGCCTCTTTCTGCTCCAGCGAAGTGTGGAGTTTACTGCTCACAGTCGGACTCCAAGACGGCCCGTTCCTACTTTACCGACTCTACCTCATGATCCAAGAACAGGTACTGAACCAGCTGATGATCTTTTTCACCTGCAAAAACATCCTTATAGTTCTCCTGGAGATTTACCGAATCTTGGTGGTGCAGTGTGAACCCGGCTCAGAAGGGTGTGCCGCTCTGGTGATCCGATGGCGAACACGGACGGGCATCAGGGAGGACGTGAGAACGGAGGCGTGTAGTGGAGAGCAGAGCTGTCAAACAGAAATGGAAAGAAGTACTGTGAGCCAGGAAGATCAGAGAAGTGTCCAGGTATAGAAAGGTTTAAAATGCCGTGAGGCATGACTGgggccctgggggggggggggggggggggggggggctggcttTCACACACTAAGAGAAAAGTCCGATCCATCTGCCAGCTCTAGCATTTCACTTCTGTTCAGAGACAGCCTCTGTTCTCTGGAGGTTCAGTGACTAGAAATGGAACCCAAGAGAAGAACAGATCTGAGAggaatttagatagatagatagatagatagatagatagatagatagatagatagatagatagatagatagatagatagatagatagatagatagatagatagatagatagatagatagatagatagattattgatcccgagggaaatttcagttttcagCAGCTTTCCGttcagcacaagaagacaaaaaccagACTGACCAGAACACAACAGTGCGTCAGTACCAGGTTAACCTTCAGGTTAGTATATCTGCTGTAAAAGACACCTGCAGAAGAACTACTGTAGAAGggcttcctgtacagtactgtaacTAAAGATctaaacagtgatttaagtgtcaTTTATGCAACTCCTTTGACGCCCCCTTAAAAAAGGTGGTATTTCAGACAGTGGGGAACAAAAGATCAGATGAAGATCTGCCAGTCTCTGAAATGTCTTTGTAATTAATAAAGTAGGTAGAAATGATCATTGCTTTATGACTTACACTGTGACAGATCGGTTCTAATCAGTGACTTGTTAAATTCTGATTTATGACGATGCGGTTATTTAATCAAACGTGTGTTACTGTGATGATAGGACTGAATGACGACTTTGGCAGGAGACAATATATGAAATGAATTAGTCACTAGTAACATGCATTTCTTaattaataaacttttttttttttttttttttcaataaagccTCTTCAGAAAAGCCCAGTGCTGTTTATTCTCTCTGCTCACCATGAGATGGCAGTGTTGCCAAGTCAACCAAAGCCAAGCTCAATATGGTGTGTTTGTCTGGTGGAACTTAGCATGTCAGTGACAgacgacaagaaaaaaaaaaaaaaagaagcaggaacacagaaacacaggcagtgtcaaactttatttttttgcttagttttctTCTGTGTGCCTTGTTAGAAGGATGTGACGGTCCACTGAAGGAGACGGCATGCATACGGTAGATGAATGTAACAGATGTAGAGCCCTTCAGGCTGCATATATGTAATTAATAGTCTGATGTATTCACACCAGAGACTGCTCATACAGTAACAAGTAGGAGGAATGTGGAGAGATTTGCTTCTTTTTTCAAGGTTGATTTTCCTCTCGAGCACAATCATCGGTGGAAGGCTGTTTGAGAGCTCGCTgcattttggatgttttttttttttttttttttgcattgtctgAAAAAGCACACTCGTGATTATGTGGGAGTTGTTCGACATAATCTGCTCTCGCTTTCTCTCTTTTTGAGAGATGCAAGGTGCTTTGGAGATATTCCTCCACTGCCCATTAAAGCCAGAAACTCTTTGAGAGTCCACAAGGACAGGAGAATGTTTGAGAGGACGGCTGAGGTCTCCAGGTTCTGAGCCACTTCACGGTGTgggtgaaccccccccccccatccccatccccacTCCACCCGCTACTGTGTCAGCTCAGACAATCCTCTGCTGTCAAACGGAGGATCGAATGAAGCcctggtgcatttatggatgACCCTCTTACTCTCCGTCTCCTACAGCATGTTGGCACCGGCTGGGAATGAAGAGCAGCTTCAGAAGCGAGAGGCAATTCAATCAGAGGTCTTTGTGGCGCTGCCCTGTATCTGCGTCTGTCAAATTGCTGCTCTTCACCTGCTCTGCTAGATGATGATACTGAGACTACTGAACAAAAGCAGACTCTTTGTTTTCAATAAGGTCCTGATGACAGGAAGATAGAGACGTTTAGAACCAGAGGAGGCACTCACAGGGCAGTTCTGTGGTTTTCAAACCTGGTTACCAGTAGAAACCTGCTGCTCCTGCACCACAGCTGCAGCCCTGGGAGAAAGAAGACGAAGATTCTTTAATACAGAACAATTTAGCTACATCTAACACAGAAATCTGCCACTGGATGGGCTTGGCTGGATTTCTTAAAACCACAATAAGAGTCTTTTCACTGACAAGTCTTGTGTAATGAGGATGAAAACGCTAAAATTTAAGAATGTGTGATTTTTAATAGATTAATATAGGCTTAACATCTTTGAAGTGgtcttatgctgcattccagtccacccacaactcatgtttttccaaccttcttccggtgtaaatgcactggaatgtcagtcaaacctgtgacttccacccGTGAattcgtactagatccatgtactcACAGTTATGAGTTATGACATCACATAagaatggcgcccccccatggatgtggtgtttatgcagattgtttattaaaacgaggtattgctctgacattacttatctgcaaatgttctgcatagggtggtgcagtggttagcactcgtgcctcacagacagaaggtcctgggttcgattccaacaccagtctacagggggtgggacctttctgtgtggagtttgcatgttgtctgcgtgggttctctctgggtactctggctcctcccaccatccaaacacatgcactgataagttaactggtttatctaaattgcccataggtgtgaatgtgacagtgattgtttgtgtctatatgttcagtctgtgatgaactggagacttgtccagggtgaaccccgccttcacccctatgtagctgggataggctccaagtgaccccccgtgacctagtgaggataaagcgggttcagaaaatgaatgaatgaatgttctgcataatcagcagcagctctagcgttagctagttttcagtccgttTAGTGCAAggataaattaataccaaataagaatccaaatatgcaaaaaacatcGAAGGTTAGAACAGCTTCTTTTGCCtatgcgctgtttttcctcctgttttcctcaaataaacaaagaacaaacacctttggtgatagaaatgactataaactagaagcactcggagagcgcagacctccgccaaggctgatcagtgcccccccccccccccccccgtgggcctccccacgccaaggaggttatatttttgccagggtttgtttgttgtctgtctgtctgtttgtctgtccgttagtgtgcaacataactcaaaaagttatgacagattttgatgaaattttcagggtttgttggaatggGACTTTTTTATAGGGATGTACCATAATTATCTGCAACAATAATTAGTGGtccatattggaaaaaaaatgatgTCATTAAGATAATTCcaataattaaagttttcactgATAATACAGcccataactagaagcactcagagagcgcagacctccgccaaggctgatcagtggcccccccgtgggcccccccacccccgcccaccacccaaaatttaatcatttcttccttatcccatttccaacaaaccctgaaaattttcatcaaatctgtccataactttttgagttatattgcacactaacggacagacaaacaaacaaacagacaaacaaacaaacaaaccctggcaaaaacataacctccttggcggaggtaatgaacataacgtacggtccaccatgctggtttgtttacatctagctcccacaattccttgcgctcaggcagtttggtgtgacttgcctggaacgttacaaagtcgtgagtcgtggtttgaagtcgtaacttacaggctcaaaaaacaGTCTGGAACGCAGCACTGCTCTTAAAACAAGGACATCCTCTTGTTCCTTTGCTGGGACATTATACAGACCACAGTTTGAGTTTGTAGTAGAGCTGCAGCGATCCATTCTGTTAGAAGTCGAGTTTTCTACCAAATATTTCAGTGATCAATCAAATAATCGGATGTCATCATTAAGCCGTCATCAGTGCTGTTATTGAAGCTGTTATCGAGACTCACTAACAGACTACAACAAATGCATAACCTACGTTCTAACCAGCGCTGCTGTGGTTCTCAGTTAGCGATCCTGTTAAATGGGCTACTGTTAGCCTACTGTTAGCCTACTGTTAGCCTACTGTTAGCCTACTGTTAGCCTACTGTTAGCCTACTGTCGCCTTGTGCTGGCTTCAGATGATCAGCTGGTCTTGTTCACAAATGGATGCTTTCTGCTCAGCTGTTGAAGCATCAGTGAAGTGCAGTTGTTTTAGGCCAGTTCCAGATGGACACATACTGCATGAGATTCTCTGTTTTTTAAGTCTGAAGTGATCCCACACTTTCCACATCTTCTGCCTTTTTCTCCTCATTCTCTTCCACAGCACCAGCTTTTGGACTCTGAGTCGCGTGTGTCACTGTTTACAGTCCGTGTAGAATACGATCCCCGGGGCAGGACGTAAGTGACTACGTAAATGAATACTGGAggcaaaaaaaatgatttgaagattttttggacTCAAATTACTCGAGTACTTGTTGCAGCTCTAGTTTGTtgcaggttaaccctttcatgcacagtggtcactccagtggtcactccagtggtcagttcttctccagctgttctcttgtatattcatgggtttggttgttttagttccatatcagccaacacagtggacactaatgcaccatcccataatacactgacattcataccattactgtaactttgctgttgtagataaacctgatctgcactgacatgtttgagtggaaatcaattgctaattgctattagactgtaattaacaggttttgtaaacaaaaaggtttttacaGTAttagagtatttatttatttatgtatttatttatttatttcgaacatgcacagaaacaaaataaacaaaacaaagcaaatgaagatgaaaacaaaacagaataacatttaaatggacagaatctatcttcaagtacatgcaagtctgaattttgcatatggtccaaaaggagcaggaagaagtataACCTTATTTAATCCTAAATCCAttttatgctaaaatgtgagaaaacatcagattagctgcatcaaaaatgtttttatttcttagttttcacacagtagatcactttctgatattgcctttttaaatgcatgtttctttgctccaaaaagtcaacgcatgatgtccagctgagtggacatttttgtaactccataaaaaatattattaaaaaaatatatatat
Coding sequences:
- the LOC115422498 gene encoding transmembrane protein 26-like, coding for MCHFLNALLAVLSRFLFAVHGVVTVWRVVAVKGEPLYWLLLTGVALLGVEMAVTLKCTRNAEWKWFSPMVFLYLSTVIPSIWFLELSLLQSKLPVNNSSGPELHLLAHIPITVDIVELEPENWVAGLEQTMLIVLVLGRWLMPKGDMSRDQLSQLLMVYVGLGADILDIFDTFREPEVQTKRVVVVVGLALFSWALMQFPLVLTQTRAPQKGDGGGRPRCPGVTSSLASFCSSEVWSLLLTVGLQDGPFLLYRLYLMIQEQVLNQLMIFFTCKNILIVLLEIYRILVVQCEPGSEGCAALVIRWRTRTGIREDVRTEACSGEQSCQTEMERNARCFGDIPPLPIKARNSLRVHKDRRMFERTAEVSSMLAPAGNEEQLQKREAIQSEVFVALPCICVCQIAALHLLC